In Scophthalmus maximus strain ysfricsl-2021 chromosome 5, ASM2237912v1, whole genome shotgun sequence, a single window of DNA contains:
- the LOC118310649 gene encoding rho GTPase-activating protein 29 isoform X1 has product MLRKSSSSGGIATTTTTKQQHTQGPPRHPHIKSHTGSLSARSAKTLDMGRGTTTTTTTNNNNPNPLSSMGLSSRLVGAPGVDPEYVMQLVNDVRWFADVLLNLKDAFQCKENLEGLQKVVQERLAELLRILKAVIGKHQTLNSVDILGAAGTVIAKVKGVNFKEVNPENKKAIFGEIHTSIDTLAFTFGNVVSDFLMGDVDSGSGLGIPQTRKSRSYDNLSLDPEGYVSEKSDLVGPEVPLSREEEVDLTLLKNDSGVESALLYAKAWSKYIKELLAWMEKRMAMDIEYAKIYAKMAESAKSLASQQDYMPFSDIYVSTFKKDIEFNQLLIQTAMALQTNKFIQPLFARKNELDKLRKDIKELWQREQRKMQEADVTLRKARALKAQRREEYQKAQLSTNRSQEEQSNNAGNKQLEKKRRLEEEALQKAEEAQDQYQSCMADAGVRRMDLANAKSTILTQIREMVFQCDLTLKAVTVNWFQMQQAQTVSLPAHYQALSESAKLYEPGECYAEFVRNLPRHLPKERLHSDSISSDNTRFVFNKRSVGSSHSSHGNLSQGSITSCDVLSGDEVDIPSHRSAKIGERRSDSSTDIQGLRGQASQRAWASSSQGSQGGMCSDSESAGGSSESRSMDSPTASPGDFKRRLPRTPSTGTMSSADDLDERELPSPSDNGLAEMVTETASSPGPFRNAQMSKAAQTHKLRKLRAPSKCRECDSLVVFHGAECEECSLACHKKCLETLAIQCGHKKLQGRLQLFGIDFAQASKNSADGIPFIIKKCTSEIESRALNIKGIYRVNGAKSRVEKLCQAFENGKDLVELSDLSPHDISNVLKLYLRQLPEPLIQYRYYNDIIGLSKECQRAIVEEADKPSSTQADAKGGGGPSAQLNRVLFKIRDLLRQLPAANYRTLRFLIAHLSRVAEQAEENKMTASNLGIIFGPTLVKPRQTDAEVSLSSLVDYPYQALMVELLVRHFQTVFEASLLPGSDIAAAGQGSPRLTPQEKLQRLSRHSASLMDIKESAKVYKRYSSVIPSSHILDEVHEVQPGTDRTDSSAQLNGIQTSSGGDVQRSTLVFGRPSITSPSNANAVQPKVQLRTQRTRHAARPISMPLERLPAPAQLVERNHRNAAASADVTERDSAAETIQEVPEPEKSRQSGSSRVSTYYITPFIDTQTMQRRTWDRKYKHYDVTPRTAMIVANLPPSSAGVQPLKATVPLTLTTASVVSTTPSLTTIFSNNPYTLSVKPVLTSKRENADTDKSVGESSSSSNLPLTLRAPRTLQPPPGTFYHPPVSINSRARTLPNWTTTVTTVTTTTSALAPSYPDQVVTPSPAPTSPPHTQLQTQDSTDSAIDVLTSVTLSPPQSPPPSSPDDLSPSETKPVYQRLRPRRQQELEHREAHFV; this is encoded by the exons AGAATCTGGAGGGTCTTCAGAAGGTGGTGCAGGAACGCCTGGCAGAGTTACTCCGCATCCTCAAGGCGGTCATCGGCAAACACCAGACCCTCAACTCGGTGGACATCCTGGGAGCGGCCGGCACGGTCATTgccaaggtcaaag GCGTTAACTTCAAGGAAGTGAacccagaaaacaaaaaggctaTATTCGGCGAGATACACACGTCCATTGACACTTTGGCATTCACGTTCGGCAATGT AGTTTCTGACTTCCTTATGGGAGATGTGGACAGCGGCTCAGGGTTGGGGATCCCCCAGACCAGGAAAAGCAGG TCTTACGACAACCTCTCTCTGGATCCTGAGGGATATGTCTCAGAGAAGAGTGACCTCGTGG GCCCAGAGGTGCCGTTGTCACGGGAGGAGGAAGTTGACTTGACTCTGCTGAAGAATGACAGCGGGGTGGAGTCTGCGCTGCTCTACGCCAAGGCCTGGTCCAAGTACATTAAAGAACTTCTGGCCTGGATGGAGAAAAGAATGGCGATGG ataTTGAGTATGCAAAAATTTATGCCAAAATGGCAGAGTCTGCAAAGTCCCTGGCCAGTCAACAG GACTACATGCCATTCAGTGACATCTACGTTTCCACATTCAAGAAGGACATTGAATTCAACCAGCTGCTTATTCAAACTGCAATGGCTCTGCAAACCAACAAATTCATACAg CCTCTTTTTGCTCGAAAGAATGAACTAGACAAGCTGAGGAAAGACATCAAGGAGCTCTGGCAGAGGGAACAAAGGAAAATG CAAGAGGCAGATGTGACGTTGCGTAAAGCGCGAGCGCTCAAGgcccagaggagagaggagtacCAGAAAGCCCAGTTGTCTACCAACCGGTCCCAGGAGGAGCAGTCCAATAACGCTGGCAACAAACagctggagaagaagaggaggctggaggaggaggctctgCAGAAG GCGGAGGAGGCGCAGGACCAGTACCAGAGCTGTATGGCTGACGCAGGCGTCAGGAGGATGGATCTGGCCAATGCCAAGAGCACCATCCTCACACAGATCAGAGAGATGGTCTTCCAGTGTGACCTCACACTCAAAGCT GTGACAGTGAACTGGTTTCAGATGCAGCAGGCGCAGACGGTGTCCCTCCCCGCACACTACCAGGCCCTGAGCGAGAGCGCCAAGTTGTACGAACCGGGTGAATGCTACGCCGAGTTCGTCCGGAACCTGCCCAGACATCTGCCCAAAGAGCGGCTGCACTCCGACTCCATCTCCTCTGACAACACCAG GTTTGTGTTCAACAAAAGGTCAGTGGGCAGCTCTCATTCCTCCCACGGCAACCTGTCGCAGGGGTCCATCACCTCCTGTGACGTGCTGAGCGGAGACGAAGTGGACATTCCCTCGCACCGGTCGGCAAAGATCGGCGAGCGGCGGTCCGACAGCAGCACAGACATACAAG GGTTGAGGGGCCAGGCCTCGCAAAGAGCCTGGGCGTCCAGCAGCCAAGGAAGCCAGGGCGGGATGTGCAGTGACTCAGAGAGTGCTGGAGGCAGCAGCGAGTCGAGGTCCATGGACTCCCCCACAGCCAGTCCAG GTGACTTCAAACGACGGCTGCCCAGGACTCCCTCTACCGGAACAATGTCTTCTGCTGACGACCTGGATGAGAGGGAGCTGCCGTCGCCCTCAGACAACG GTCTGGCAGAGATGGTGACCGAGACGGCCAGCTCTCCCGGCCCCTTCCGAAACGCTCAGATGTCCAAAGCTGCTCAAACCCATAAGCTGAGAAAACTGCGAGCGCCGTCTAAATGCAGGGAATGCGACAGTCTAGTAGTTTTCCATGGAGCTGAGTGCGAAGAG TGCTCCCTGGCCTGCCACAAGAAGTGTCTAGAGACGCTTGCCATCCAGTGTGGCCACAAAAAGCTGCAGGGCAGACTCCAACTGTTTGGCATCGACTTTGCCCAAGCATCGAAAAACAGTGCAGACGGTATCCCCTTCATCATCAAGAAGTGCACGTCCGAGATCGAGAGTCGAGCCCTCAACATCAAG GGGATTTATCGTGTGAACGGGGCCAAATCCCGCGTTGAGAAGCTCTGTCAGGCGTTTGAAAATGGGAAGGACTTAGTCGAGCTGTCTGACCTCTCACCTCATGACATCAGCAATGTCCTCAAACTCTACCTTAGACAG TTACCAGAGCCGCTGATCCAGTATCGATACTACAACGACATCATTGGCTTGTCCAAGGAGTGTCAGAGAGCGATCGTAGAAGAGGCCGACAAACCATCTAGCACCCAGGCGGACGCGAAAGGCGGCGGAGGCCCGAGCGCGCAGCTCAACAGAGTCCTTTTCAAGATCCGGGATCTGCTCCGACAACTGCCCGCGGCCAACTACAGGACTCTGCGCTTCCTCATAGCTCACCTGAGCAG AGTGGCGGAGCAGGCGGAAGAGAACAAGATGACGGCGAGCAACCTGGGCATCATATTCGGCCCCACGCTGGTGAAGCCCCGGCAGACGGACGCCGAGGTGTCCCTGTCCTCCCTGGTGGACTACCCCTACCAGGCGCTGatggtggagctgctggtgcGACACTTCCAAACGGTCTTCGAGGCGTCGCTTCTGCCCGGCTCCGACATCGCCGCCGCTGGCCAGGGGTCGCCCAGGCTCACCCCgcaggagaagctgcagcgGCTCAGCAGACACTCGGCCTCCCTGATGGACATCAAAGAG AGTGCCAAAGTGTACAAAAGATACTCGTCCGTTATCCCATCCTCACATATCCTGGACGAGGTGCACGAGGTCCAGCCGGGGACGGACAGGACAGACTCCTCGGCCCAACTCAACGGGATCCAGACTTCGAGTGGAGGAGACGTCCAGAGGTCGACATTAGTCTTCGGCCGTCCCAGCATCACCAGCCCATCCAATGCTAATGCGGTCCAGCCAAAGGTCCAGCTGCGCACGCAGCGCACCAGACACGCGGCCCGGCCGATCAGCATGCCGCTGGAGCGCCTGCCCGCCCCTGCTCAGCTCGTCGAGAGGAATCATCGCAACGCCGCCGCCAGCGCCGACGTGACTGAGCGGGACAGCGCGGCCGAAACCATCCAGGAGGTACCAGAGCCGGAAAAGTCACGGCAGAGCGGCTCGTCCAGAGTGAGCACCTACTACATCACACCGTTCATCGACACGCAGACGATGCAGAGGAGAACCTGGGACAGGAAGTACAAGCACTATGATGTCACGCCCAGGACTGCCATGATCGTGGCCAACCTGCCACCTTCCAGTGCCGGAGTGCAGCCGCTAAAGGCGACCGTGCCTCTCACGCTGACCACCGCCTCTGTGGTCTCCACCACGCCTAGTTTGACCACCATCTTCTCCAACAACCCCTACACCCTGTCGGTGAAGCCCGTTTTGACTTCAAAAAGGGAAAACGCAGACACGGACAAGTCAGTCGGCGAATCCAGCAGCTCATCAAACCTCCCGCTGACGCTCAGGGCGCCGAGGACTCTACAGCCTCCCCCTGGAACCTTCTACCATCCCCCTGTTTCCATAAACAGCAGAGCTCGGACGCTACCGAACTGGACTACCACCGTCACcaccgtcaccaccaccacctccgcaCTCGCCCCTAGTTACCCAGATCAGGTAGTCACCCCGTCCCCTGCCCCGACgagccccccccacacacagctCCAGACCCAGGACTCCACTGACAGCGCCATCGACGTCCTGACCTCCGTCACCCTGTCGCCCCCACAGTCCCCTCCCCCGAGCAGCCCCGACGACCTCAGCCCTAGCGAGACTAAACCCGTCTACCAAAGACTGCGACCTCGGCGGCAGCAGGAGCTTGAGCACAGAGAGGCTCATTTTGTCTga
- the LOC118310649 gene encoding rho GTPase-activating protein 29 isoform X2 has translation MLRKSSSSGGIATTTTTKQQHTQGPPRHPHIKSHTGSLSARSAKTLDMGRGTTTTTTTNNNNPNPLSSMGLSSRLVGAPGVDPEYVMQLVNDVRWFADVLLNLKDAFQCKENLEGLQKVVQERLAELLRILKAVIGKHQTLNSVDILGAAGTVIAKVKGVNFKEVNPENKKAIFGEIHTSIDTLAFTFGNVVSDFLMGDVDSGSGLGIPQTRKSRSYDNLSLDPEGYVSEKSDLVEVPLSREEEVDLTLLKNDSGVESALLYAKAWSKYIKELLAWMEKRMAMDIEYAKIYAKMAESAKSLASQQDYMPFSDIYVSTFKKDIEFNQLLIQTAMALQTNKFIQPLFARKNELDKLRKDIKELWQREQRKMQEADVTLRKARALKAQRREEYQKAQLSTNRSQEEQSNNAGNKQLEKKRRLEEEALQKAEEAQDQYQSCMADAGVRRMDLANAKSTILTQIREMVFQCDLTLKAVTVNWFQMQQAQTVSLPAHYQALSESAKLYEPGECYAEFVRNLPRHLPKERLHSDSISSDNTRFVFNKRSVGSSHSSHGNLSQGSITSCDVLSGDEVDIPSHRSAKIGERRSDSSTDIQGLRGQASQRAWASSSQGSQGGMCSDSESAGGSSESRSMDSPTASPGDFKRRLPRTPSTGTMSSADDLDERELPSPSDNGLAEMVTETASSPGPFRNAQMSKAAQTHKLRKLRAPSKCRECDSLVVFHGAECEECSLACHKKCLETLAIQCGHKKLQGRLQLFGIDFAQASKNSADGIPFIIKKCTSEIESRALNIKGIYRVNGAKSRVEKLCQAFENGKDLVELSDLSPHDISNVLKLYLRQLPEPLIQYRYYNDIIGLSKECQRAIVEEADKPSSTQADAKGGGGPSAQLNRVLFKIRDLLRQLPAANYRTLRFLIAHLSRVAEQAEENKMTASNLGIIFGPTLVKPRQTDAEVSLSSLVDYPYQALMVELLVRHFQTVFEASLLPGSDIAAAGQGSPRLTPQEKLQRLSRHSASLMDIKESAKVYKRYSSVIPSSHILDEVHEVQPGTDRTDSSAQLNGIQTSSGGDVQRSTLVFGRPSITSPSNANAVQPKVQLRTQRTRHAARPISMPLERLPAPAQLVERNHRNAAASADVTERDSAAETIQEVPEPEKSRQSGSSRVSTYYITPFIDTQTMQRRTWDRKYKHYDVTPRTAMIVANLPPSSAGVQPLKATVPLTLTTASVVSTTPSLTTIFSNNPYTLSVKPVLTSKRENADTDKSVGESSSSSNLPLTLRAPRTLQPPPGTFYHPPVSINSRARTLPNWTTTVTTVTTTTSALAPSYPDQVVTPSPAPTSPPHTQLQTQDSTDSAIDVLTSVTLSPPQSPPPSSPDDLSPSETKPVYQRLRPRRQQELEHREAHFV, from the exons AGAATCTGGAGGGTCTTCAGAAGGTGGTGCAGGAACGCCTGGCAGAGTTACTCCGCATCCTCAAGGCGGTCATCGGCAAACACCAGACCCTCAACTCGGTGGACATCCTGGGAGCGGCCGGCACGGTCATTgccaaggtcaaag GCGTTAACTTCAAGGAAGTGAacccagaaaacaaaaaggctaTATTCGGCGAGATACACACGTCCATTGACACTTTGGCATTCACGTTCGGCAATGT AGTTTCTGACTTCCTTATGGGAGATGTGGACAGCGGCTCAGGGTTGGGGATCCCCCAGACCAGGAAAAGCAGG TCTTACGACAACCTCTCTCTGGATCCTGAGGGATATGTCTCAGAGAAGAGTGACCTCGTGG AGGTGCCGTTGTCACGGGAGGAGGAAGTTGACTTGACTCTGCTGAAGAATGACAGCGGGGTGGAGTCTGCGCTGCTCTACGCCAAGGCCTGGTCCAAGTACATTAAAGAACTTCTGGCCTGGATGGAGAAAAGAATGGCGATGG ataTTGAGTATGCAAAAATTTATGCCAAAATGGCAGAGTCTGCAAAGTCCCTGGCCAGTCAACAG GACTACATGCCATTCAGTGACATCTACGTTTCCACATTCAAGAAGGACATTGAATTCAACCAGCTGCTTATTCAAACTGCAATGGCTCTGCAAACCAACAAATTCATACAg CCTCTTTTTGCTCGAAAGAATGAACTAGACAAGCTGAGGAAAGACATCAAGGAGCTCTGGCAGAGGGAACAAAGGAAAATG CAAGAGGCAGATGTGACGTTGCGTAAAGCGCGAGCGCTCAAGgcccagaggagagaggagtacCAGAAAGCCCAGTTGTCTACCAACCGGTCCCAGGAGGAGCAGTCCAATAACGCTGGCAACAAACagctggagaagaagaggaggctggaggaggaggctctgCAGAAG GCGGAGGAGGCGCAGGACCAGTACCAGAGCTGTATGGCTGACGCAGGCGTCAGGAGGATGGATCTGGCCAATGCCAAGAGCACCATCCTCACACAGATCAGAGAGATGGTCTTCCAGTGTGACCTCACACTCAAAGCT GTGACAGTGAACTGGTTTCAGATGCAGCAGGCGCAGACGGTGTCCCTCCCCGCACACTACCAGGCCCTGAGCGAGAGCGCCAAGTTGTACGAACCGGGTGAATGCTACGCCGAGTTCGTCCGGAACCTGCCCAGACATCTGCCCAAAGAGCGGCTGCACTCCGACTCCATCTCCTCTGACAACACCAG GTTTGTGTTCAACAAAAGGTCAGTGGGCAGCTCTCATTCCTCCCACGGCAACCTGTCGCAGGGGTCCATCACCTCCTGTGACGTGCTGAGCGGAGACGAAGTGGACATTCCCTCGCACCGGTCGGCAAAGATCGGCGAGCGGCGGTCCGACAGCAGCACAGACATACAAG GGTTGAGGGGCCAGGCCTCGCAAAGAGCCTGGGCGTCCAGCAGCCAAGGAAGCCAGGGCGGGATGTGCAGTGACTCAGAGAGTGCTGGAGGCAGCAGCGAGTCGAGGTCCATGGACTCCCCCACAGCCAGTCCAG GTGACTTCAAACGACGGCTGCCCAGGACTCCCTCTACCGGAACAATGTCTTCTGCTGACGACCTGGATGAGAGGGAGCTGCCGTCGCCCTCAGACAACG GTCTGGCAGAGATGGTGACCGAGACGGCCAGCTCTCCCGGCCCCTTCCGAAACGCTCAGATGTCCAAAGCTGCTCAAACCCATAAGCTGAGAAAACTGCGAGCGCCGTCTAAATGCAGGGAATGCGACAGTCTAGTAGTTTTCCATGGAGCTGAGTGCGAAGAG TGCTCCCTGGCCTGCCACAAGAAGTGTCTAGAGACGCTTGCCATCCAGTGTGGCCACAAAAAGCTGCAGGGCAGACTCCAACTGTTTGGCATCGACTTTGCCCAAGCATCGAAAAACAGTGCAGACGGTATCCCCTTCATCATCAAGAAGTGCACGTCCGAGATCGAGAGTCGAGCCCTCAACATCAAG GGGATTTATCGTGTGAACGGGGCCAAATCCCGCGTTGAGAAGCTCTGTCAGGCGTTTGAAAATGGGAAGGACTTAGTCGAGCTGTCTGACCTCTCACCTCATGACATCAGCAATGTCCTCAAACTCTACCTTAGACAG TTACCAGAGCCGCTGATCCAGTATCGATACTACAACGACATCATTGGCTTGTCCAAGGAGTGTCAGAGAGCGATCGTAGAAGAGGCCGACAAACCATCTAGCACCCAGGCGGACGCGAAAGGCGGCGGAGGCCCGAGCGCGCAGCTCAACAGAGTCCTTTTCAAGATCCGGGATCTGCTCCGACAACTGCCCGCGGCCAACTACAGGACTCTGCGCTTCCTCATAGCTCACCTGAGCAG AGTGGCGGAGCAGGCGGAAGAGAACAAGATGACGGCGAGCAACCTGGGCATCATATTCGGCCCCACGCTGGTGAAGCCCCGGCAGACGGACGCCGAGGTGTCCCTGTCCTCCCTGGTGGACTACCCCTACCAGGCGCTGatggtggagctgctggtgcGACACTTCCAAACGGTCTTCGAGGCGTCGCTTCTGCCCGGCTCCGACATCGCCGCCGCTGGCCAGGGGTCGCCCAGGCTCACCCCgcaggagaagctgcagcgGCTCAGCAGACACTCGGCCTCCCTGATGGACATCAAAGAG AGTGCCAAAGTGTACAAAAGATACTCGTCCGTTATCCCATCCTCACATATCCTGGACGAGGTGCACGAGGTCCAGCCGGGGACGGACAGGACAGACTCCTCGGCCCAACTCAACGGGATCCAGACTTCGAGTGGAGGAGACGTCCAGAGGTCGACATTAGTCTTCGGCCGTCCCAGCATCACCAGCCCATCCAATGCTAATGCGGTCCAGCCAAAGGTCCAGCTGCGCACGCAGCGCACCAGACACGCGGCCCGGCCGATCAGCATGCCGCTGGAGCGCCTGCCCGCCCCTGCTCAGCTCGTCGAGAGGAATCATCGCAACGCCGCCGCCAGCGCCGACGTGACTGAGCGGGACAGCGCGGCCGAAACCATCCAGGAGGTACCAGAGCCGGAAAAGTCACGGCAGAGCGGCTCGTCCAGAGTGAGCACCTACTACATCACACCGTTCATCGACACGCAGACGATGCAGAGGAGAACCTGGGACAGGAAGTACAAGCACTATGATGTCACGCCCAGGACTGCCATGATCGTGGCCAACCTGCCACCTTCCAGTGCCGGAGTGCAGCCGCTAAAGGCGACCGTGCCTCTCACGCTGACCACCGCCTCTGTGGTCTCCACCACGCCTAGTTTGACCACCATCTTCTCCAACAACCCCTACACCCTGTCGGTGAAGCCCGTTTTGACTTCAAAAAGGGAAAACGCAGACACGGACAAGTCAGTCGGCGAATCCAGCAGCTCATCAAACCTCCCGCTGACGCTCAGGGCGCCGAGGACTCTACAGCCTCCCCCTGGAACCTTCTACCATCCCCCTGTTTCCATAAACAGCAGAGCTCGGACGCTACCGAACTGGACTACCACCGTCACcaccgtcaccaccaccacctccgcaCTCGCCCCTAGTTACCCAGATCAGGTAGTCACCCCGTCCCCTGCCCCGACgagccccccccacacacagctCCAGACCCAGGACTCCACTGACAGCGCCATCGACGTCCTGACCTCCGTCACCCTGTCGCCCCCACAGTCCCCTCCCCCGAGCAGCCCCGACGACCTCAGCCCTAGCGAGACTAAACCCGTCTACCAAAGACTGCGACCTCGGCGGCAGCAGGAGCTTGAGCACAGAGAGGCTCATTTTGTCTga